A window of Candidatus Abyssobacteria bacterium SURF_5 genomic DNA:
CGGGACACGAATTGTTCAGGACGGCCGGATCGAGCGCTATGACGGGATTGCAGCTTGTGAGCACGATGGTCTTGATTTCCTCATCCCATTTCGTGAGGCCGTCACCCGACTGCAGGGTAACGATGTAGGTACCGGGACTTGTATAGAGATGTAACGGATTCTGCTCGGTGCTCGTCGTGCCGTCGCCGAAGAACCAGCACCATTCTGCGGGATCGCACATCGAGAGGTCGGTAAATTGAATTGTGCCTGGAGTGCAGGCATCGGTTGGCGAATACGAGAAGTCGGCGGTGAAGTTATCAGCAACCCTGATTGTAATCGGCTGGGTCGTGTCCACTCCGCAACTGTTGCCGGCCGTCATGACGACCGTGTATTCGCCCGCTGCCGAATACGCGTGGGTCGGATTCTGTTCCGGGCTGGTCGAGCCGTCGCCGAAATCCCACAGGTACTCCGTCGGATTTCCGGTGCTTATGTCGGTGAACTGGAGTTCCTCCCCCACGTACGCACACGCTCTCTCCGCCAGGTACATGGCCACAGGAGCGTCATAGACAACGACCTCGACGCACTTCTCATTGTCAGTAATTCCGTTGCCGGCAGTCAGGCATACCGCGTATGTGCCGGGTTCGGAATACAGATGTGAAGGATTCTGTTCGGAGCTTGTCTGGCCATCGCCGAAATCCCACAGCCATTCGGTCGGTTCGCACGTGGAAAGGTCGGTGAATGTTACGGTCGCGGGCGCACACCCATCGGTCGGGCTGTACGAGAAATCCGCAATCAGGGCGCCGACAACAGTGACGGTTTTCGTTGTGGAAGAACCGGGCGGGCAGTTATTGGAGACGGTAAGCGTGACGGTGAAATCACCTGCGCTTGTGTACGTATGAGACGGGTCCGGCAGGGTGCTTGTCTTGCCGTCGCCGAAATCCCAGAGATACTGCGTGGGATTGCCGGTGCTGGTGCTGGTGAACTGAACCGGTTGATTGATGCAGGTATAGTTCTTATCCATGATAAAGTCGGCCGTCGGCGGCTCGCTTGCGGTAATGGCCTTGCACGTGGTGTGCGAGCCCCACGCATTTGTGGCGGTCAGACAAACCTGGTAAGTGCCCATACCGGTGAAGGTGTGGCACGGGTTTTCTTCGGTACTGATCTGGCCGTCGTCAAAGTCCCACAGATAAGTGATAGGTCCTTCTCCGATCGTGTCATTCGTGAAGCAAACACTCATAGGCGCGCACCCGCTGGTTTCGCTCGCGGTGAATCTGGCGATCGGCTCTGGGCGTTGAGACGGCCACAGAGTAGCGGATGTGGAGGCGGTCGGTCCCGGCCCGTTGAAAGGCGGATACTGCGGAATTCCGATTACGTTGTTGCGGTACGGCATGATTCTGAATTCGACGGTTCGTCCTGCCAGGAAGGGCGGCCCGTCAAAGAAGTAGCTGGTTGCATCAGCCTGCAGGAGGCTGTCCGGCAGCGGTGTGAATTCGCCGTAGACGTTGGACTCGATCCAGTAGCCGCTTTCATTTTCATTGAAATAGGGAGTGCCGGGATCATCTGCGTTGGTATCCTCCCACAGGAGCAGAATCTGATGAGACGGGTCGGTGATCAGGGGAGATTCCAGTGTTGCCCGGAAGTTTTCGACGGGCTGCAGAAGTGTGGTGCGGGTGGCGTTGAAGACGTTTGTGGCCATGGATTCGGTCGAGCGAGTGCGAACGCCATCGGAATCGACAAAGCCCATGCCGCGACGTGTCCACGGATGCACCTGGTAATAGCTGATAGCGTCGTACGGACGGTTGCCGCCGGCTTCGATCTGATGCGGCGCCGGGGCGTCAGGGCTATCAGGTCCCCAACTGATCATGGCGACGGAGAAGTTATCTTCATTCCGCTCGAATGTCGGGCTGGTTTGAATGACGAGGAAGAAATCATCGCCGGCATCGGTGCCCGCGTCGGTAGGCGGGACAGGTTGCCGGTTTTCGGGAGACGAGAAGACCATGAGCACCTGATTCGGGTCGTCTCCGATGAGGCCGACGCGCGATGGATTGACGCCCAACGTTTCGGAGGTGTCATCCATGATAACGAGCGTGTCGACGGCGGGCCCATCAAAAATACCGTTTCCATTAGCGTCCCTGTAGAGCTGGATACCGCTCATTGCGGTGTCCCTTCCATTGATTCCCTCGAAGGGCAGCAGGTCGGAGACGATATTGAAGCTGTCGCGTGTTCCATATTGGAGGAATGCGATCACGAGCATTTCCAGGTAGACGTCGACTCCACCCTCTGCAGCCGGCGGGCGGTTGGTGTACATATTGAATCCCATGACGGGCACCATTCCGCTGTTAGCGTCGATTTCCTGGCCGGGCTGAACGAGGCCGTGCAGTTTGACGGGCACATTCGCGAGCACGCTGTGCACGTTGTCGCCGGGGCTTTCCGGATCAATCAGAGCGGCGGGCTCCAGGACGGTTGATCCGCTCGAGAGACCGAGGCCGTCGTGGGGAATCTCGATTTTGATTTCGTCGCCGTAGCTGATGGTATCGGTGGTCTGGATACAGATGAAATAATCGGCGCCGCTGAAGACGGTATCCTGCGGCCAACCCGAATCCGGAAGTATCTCAAAATTATCAGTGAATACATCAAGAGACTCTTCAGGCTCGATGTCGTCATCAGGATAAATACGCGCTTTGTGCTGCGCGCTGTCGGGCGTGAGAATGAGGTAATACCCGGTTCCGTCATTTCTCCATGTCCAGGGGGTCACCGGGATGGGGGATTCCTCTTCGGGATTGATGAGAGCGCCGTACGAGCTTCCCGGAGGCGGATGGTTCCACAGGTCATTGAAGATATCGAAGACACCGACCGTTCGCAATCCGACATCATGGTAGGGACTCTTGTCGTCCCTCACCAGGAGCACGTCCTCGATATCGGTAGGATCGAAGCCTTCGCCCGAGAAGTTGAGTCTGATATCGGTGATATAGGGTTCCATCGCAGGATTATCAAGAGTGGGGATATCGCTTCGAGCCGCATTGATAGCGATCAATGAGGTGGGCAGACTTGTCGCGTTCACGCGCTGGGGTATGGGATTCGAGCAACATCCGTAGTTCATTGAGAGGTCCTGTCCCCACATGACTGCGGCGAGTGTGCTCATTTCCAGATATACGTATGGATCAGGTGAATGAGCGAGAATGGTGAGACTATCAAGCGGAGTCGATCTGCCGAAGCGCACGGCCGGTGTCTGGGGGATATTATCAGAGTTGTAATCGATTCTGTCCCAGACGCCGTCCCTGTTCAAATCCTCCGCGCGTTCGAGCGATATCTTGAAATCGGCGGCGACATTTACGGATGTTCCGTCGCCTGCCGTGTCTGAATCGTCCGCGTATCCTGAATCGAGGCGGAAGACGACAAAGAAGTCCGATTTGTGGTCAGAGATCGACTCTAATTCCGGCGGATCCAGAAACTCAAGTTGAAGCATATAATGAGTTTCATCGAAGTTAGTATTATACCAATCGGCGGTAAAGAGGCCGGGAGTCAAAACGACATTCGCCAGCACCGGCTGGTCGCCCGCCGTCGGATCGAAGTTAAAATACTCGTCGAGC
This region includes:
- a CDS encoding PKD domain-containing protein, whose amino-acid sequence is MLSGKRVLSFLILLTVLLFIPAGAAAQEPAITLDAEALLTAGATTSPASPPTAAFGINTYVTGETLRMENIVLDVIDEGTGLPIVPTDFGSFRIYRDSGTLPGQFDSSDQSISTGSVVDLGKVGVAFSVNFDLTYTIPLDNLAENYGNDLFVVFQTSSSIQEGQSFSLVLPANGILITRANPPWSGTFPDADVVAGPITVNLMAATLTISSLVTPGQGILPRSGPVEVIGLNGYAQQEYRIAYVIVTIENEGEFPEDGLQEVTPSDFISFELYRDSMGERNGIFDPATDGDPIASAPSPGGIPPSTSFDVIITVPPDELDAILPVDDQGDYAGNDFFICIRTSDTIDSDFDDEDYDAVDDFHVVLRPGAIYVPPTGAGEHFFFPPFEATDFVTGAIVPEGLVLDLQPIAMDRTDLDSQYHTYPGSYAEAEDLDVWLRYHYAVLGDNLRWKYLGERDRLFSGLGRDTIEAYVGSFEQPIAATLERRHEIIALDLAGGTADNPEYLTGITLTLSNLGPTLRSMIDFDPSFGIDPISCACILNSFFSGITVYEDTNGDGEYTEPPLDEYFNFDPTAGDQPVLANVVLTPGLFTADWYNTNFDETHYMLQLEFLDPPELESISDHKSDFFVVFRLDSGYADDSDTAGDGTSVNVAADFKISLERAEDLNRDGVWDRIDYNSDNIPQTPAVRFGRSTPLDSLTILAHSPDPYVYLEMSTLAAVMWGQDLSMNYGCCSNPIPQRVNATSLPTSLIAINAARSDIPTLDNPAMEPYITDIRLNFSGEGFDPTDIEDVLLVRDDKSPYHDVGLRTVGVFDIFNDLWNHPPPGSSYGALINPEEESPIPVTPWTWRNDGTGYYLILTPDSAQHKARIYPDDDIEPEESLDVFTDNFEILPDSGWPQDTVFSGADYFICIQTTDTISYGDEIKIEIPHDGLGLSSGSTVLEPAALIDPESPGDNVHSVLANVPVKLHGLVQPGQEIDANSGMVPVMGFNMYTNRPPAAEGGVDVYLEMLVIAFLQYGTRDSFNIVSDLLPFEGINGRDTAMSGIQLYRDANGNGIFDGPAVDTLVIMDDTSETLGVNPSRVGLIGDDPNQVLMVFSSPENRQPVPPTDAGTDAGDDFFLVIQTSPTFERNEDNFSVAMISWGPDSPDAPAPHQIEAGGNRPYDAISYYQVHPWTRRGMGFVDSDGVRTRSTESMATNVFNATRTTLLQPVENFRATLESPLITDPSHQILLLWEDTNADDPGTPYFNENESGYWIESNVYGEFTPLPDSLLQADATSYFFDGPPFLAGRTVEFRIMPYRNNVIGIPQYPPFNGPGPTASTSATLWPSQRPEPIARFTASETSGCAPMSVCFTNDTIGEGPITYLWDFDDGQISTEENPCHTFTGMGTYQVCLTATNAWGSHTTCKAITASEPPTADFIMDKNYTCINQPVQFTSTSTGNPTQYLWDFGDGKTSTLPDPSHTYTSAGDFTVTLTVSNNCPPGSSTTKTVTVVGALIADFSYSPTDGCAPATVTFTDLSTCEPTEWLWDFGDGQTSSEQNPSHLYSEPGTYAVCLTAGNGITDNEKCVEVVVYDAPVAMYLAERACAYVGEELQFTDISTGNPTEYLWDFGDGSTSPEQNPTHAYSAAGEYTVVMTAGNSCGVDTTQPITIRVADNFTADFSYSPTDACTPGTIQFTDLSMCDPAEWCWFFGDGTTSTEQNPLHLYTSPGTYIVTLQSGDGLTKWDEEIKTIVLTSCNPVIALDPAVLNNSCPAGSNAPAQTFTVKNAGSGMLSYQITESAYWFWLSPTSGTSTGEEDVITVTYTSSSMAPGTYTARITVSAPGADNSPQYLDVYLTVGSSELTQINLIAPRSGQALSSPPAFSWTCDGGQDNAFAVEFALSPSGPWKSSYEDLGKVITGTSWSLPLPAWNKVPAGSQIYWRVRGTDRSKQPRTVITSDEVWSFHKN